The Bdellovibrionales bacterium CG10_big_fil_rev_8_21_14_0_10_45_34 genome includes a window with the following:
- a CDS encoding DUF2817 domain-containing protein, producing the protein MSHIENQKAWQRSPKGRTIELHKFLCDDPQLKILILGGMHGDEPEGVTWAEEWITLLDSLPKQKIDWFAIPCLNPDGYYASPRSRTNSQGVDLNRNFSSSDWTRDSRGPRYNPGTKPRCAPEVDALSSLIEQHKFNLIIHFHSHSEACVILTSNAPNEWAECLAKATNTPFKEDIGYATPGSLGQWAGLGLGIPVVCVEELEGRSLTEVRSNAKNAFRALGQLLEGELL; encoded by the coding sequence ATGAGTCACATTGAGAACCAGAAGGCCTGGCAACGCTCCCCAAAGGGTAGGACCATTGAGCTCCACAAGTTTCTTTGTGATGACCCCCAGCTAAAAATTCTCATTCTTGGGGGAATGCATGGAGACGAACCCGAAGGCGTCACCTGGGCCGAAGAGTGGATCACTCTTTTAGACTCACTTCCTAAGCAAAAGATAGATTGGTTTGCCATACCTTGCCTCAACCCCGACGGCTACTACGCTAGTCCACGTAGCCGGACGAACTCTCAGGGAGTCGATTTGAACCGAAACTTCAGCTCCTCGGACTGGACCCGTGATTCCCGAGGTCCCAGATACAATCCAGGCACTAAACCGAGGTGCGCTCCAGAAGTGGACGCCCTGAGCTCCTTAATTGAGCAGCATAAGTTCAATTTGATCATCCACTTCCATAGTCATTCTGAAGCGTGTGTAATATTGACGTCAAATGCACCAAACGAATGGGCTGAGTGTTTGGCAAAAGCCACAAATACTCCCTTTAAAGAGGATATTGGGTATGCCACTCCTGGCAGCTTGGGGCAGTGGGCGGGTCTTGGCCTTGGAATTCCGGTTGTCTGCGTCGAAGAACTCGAGGGCCGCTCTCTTACCGAGGTGAGATCAAATGCTAAAAATGCATTTCGAGCACTAGGCCAATTGCTAGAAGGAGAGCTTCTATGA
- the glmU gene encoding UDP-N-acetylglucosamine diphosphorylase/glucosamine-1-phosphate N-acetyltransferase → MSIYKKTAIILAAGKGSRMKSPLPKVLHPVAGRPMINYSIRAAKEAGFDEVRVVIGHGRQLIEPHVVSQGAIPKIQDQQLGTGHAVKSAGVEDLDGIVLIMNGDHPLVTGQDIGTILDEYRGLDSPDIAVVTALLKRPGDMGRIIRLKGDLSAIVEAKDASPQVLDIREVNTGFYILRAETLKKFLPQLSNQNAQGEFYLTDLVSLIKTSGLAVKAIKGAGRFSVGVNSQAQLAHATKNIFLKEARLQMQEGVVILDPLATYIEPGVKIGQGSVIYPGVFLKGKTQIGAFCVVEPNCMIIDSNIGPSSQIRAMSYLEECKVGEKSVVGPVARLRPGADLGAEVKIGNFVEIKNTKFGNRSKASHLAYIGDAEIGEDVNMGCGVITVNLATDGKKHKTKVGDRSFVGSDVQLIAPVEIESDAFVAAGSTITKNVPSGALAVGRAEVKIKTGYADRIKSRKK, encoded by the coding sequence ATGTCAATATACAAAAAAACGGCCATTATTCTAGCTGCCGGTAAAGGCTCGCGTATGAAATCGCCACTACCCAAGGTGCTGCATCCTGTGGCCGGGCGACCCATGATTAATTATAGTATCCGAGCCGCTAAAGAGGCGGGTTTTGACGAGGTTCGCGTTGTCATTGGGCATGGTCGGCAGCTCATTGAACCTCACGTAGTCTCACAAGGAGCAATTCCGAAGATTCAAGACCAACAATTAGGAACGGGACATGCTGTTAAATCAGCAGGTGTTGAAGATCTCGATGGAATTGTTCTTATTATGAATGGCGATCATCCGCTTGTAACCGGCCAGGACATAGGAACTATTTTAGATGAGTATCGTGGATTAGATTCCCCCGATATAGCTGTCGTTACAGCTTTATTGAAGCGTCCGGGCGATATGGGGCGAATTATCCGGCTAAAAGGCGACTTGAGCGCCATTGTCGAAGCCAAAGATGCTTCGCCGCAGGTACTCGATATTCGCGAGGTGAATACGGGATTTTATATCCTTCGAGCCGAAACTCTTAAAAAGTTTTTGCCCCAATTATCGAATCAAAATGCGCAGGGTGAATTTTATCTTACAGATTTAGTGAGTCTTATAAAAACGTCGGGGCTGGCAGTTAAAGCGATCAAAGGTGCGGGAAGATTTTCTGTCGGAGTCAATTCGCAGGCGCAGCTAGCTCATGCTACGAAAAACATTTTTTTGAAGGAAGCTAGACTCCAAATGCAAGAAGGGGTCGTAATTTTGGATCCCCTTGCGACCTACATAGAACCGGGTGTTAAAATAGGCCAAGGTTCAGTAATATATCCGGGAGTCTTCTTAAAAGGGAAAACTCAAATTGGTGCTTTCTGTGTTGTCGAACCAAACTGCATGATCATAGACAGTAACATTGGGCCATCGAGCCAGATTCGGGCGATGAGTTATCTTGAAGAGTGCAAAGTTGGCGAGAAGTCAGTCGTTGGGCCCGTAGCTAGATTGCGGCCCGGCGCAGATTTAGGTGCCGAAGTAAAAATAGGTAATTTTGTAGAAATAAAAAACACCAAATTTGGAAACCGCTCAAAAGCTTCTCACCTTGCTTACATCGGCGATGCAGAAATCGGCGAAGATGTTAATATGGGCTGCGGAGTAATTACAGTAAACCTCGCAACAGACGGAAAGAAGCACAAAACAAAAGTTGGAGATCGCTCTTTTGTTGGAAGTGATGTTCAGCTGATTGCGCCCGTCGAAATAGAAAGTGATGCGTTTGTGGCGGCTGGTTCCACGATCACAAAAAATGTTCCCAGCGGAGCGTTGGCGGTTGGTCGGGCTGAGGTAAAAATTAAAACGGGATATGCTGATCGAATTAAATCTCGAAAAAAATAG
- the glmS gene encoding glutamine--fructose-6-phosphate transaminase (isomerizing), with product MCGIVGYLGERDPKEVIMTGLKRLEYRGYDSAGVSIWDKGHFKRVRAEGKLVNLEKKLEFESFDGHIGIGHTRWATHGIPNEANAHPHTFRGVSIVHNGIIENYSEIRIELGKRGHTFESETDSELIAHLISSFLEGAQDFHSACLKAKEKLQGAYSVVAVTEHNPDQICAFKNGPPLILGIGEKEFVVASDIQAIVPWTKNIIHIEDGEFLLVNKDSYSLFSSDGKLAKKNIITIDWSEEVAEKRGFPFFMLKEIFEQPRAVAQAIKPFLTTDAEPTISLSAIQWDNPADLKRLVESERLFIVACGTSYYAGMVGEYLVEKFAGIPVEVDLASEFRYRDPIIPKNTTVLFISQSGETADTLAALRLAKEYGALIVSLVNVKGSSIDRESQGRIAMKADVEVGVASTKAYTSTLAILNCLAIGLGLQRGRVTPAEAQEQVRSLQALPSLLEKALNYSSFFQESAEFLSNFNGILYIGRGVSYPVALEGALKLKELAYMHAEGYAAGELKHGPIALIDNKMGIVVIAPKDHVYEKSVSNLEEVRARGGIIISIGSGDDEHLQRLSKFYISIPQVTWNLSPILSVVATQLLAYHVAVVKGLDVDQPRNLAKSVTVE from the coding sequence ATGTGCGGAATTGTTGGTTATTTAGGAGAGCGAGATCCGAAAGAAGTAATCATGACCGGCCTGAAGCGCCTTGAGTACCGCGGTTACGATAGTGCGGGAGTTAGTATTTGGGATAAGGGCCACTTCAAGCGAGTCAGAGCAGAGGGTAAACTGGTCAATCTCGAAAAGAAACTGGAGTTTGAATCCTTCGACGGACATATCGGTATAGGACATACAAGGTGGGCAACTCATGGAATTCCCAATGAAGCAAATGCGCACCCTCATACGTTCCGAGGCGTCAGCATAGTGCACAACGGAATAATTGAAAACTACTCTGAAATCAGAATAGAGCTAGGGAAACGAGGCCATACATTTGAGTCAGAGACCGACTCAGAACTCATCGCACACCTCATTTCTTCCTTCTTAGAGGGGGCGCAAGACTTTCATTCGGCGTGCTTAAAGGCAAAGGAGAAGTTACAAGGTGCCTACTCAGTCGTCGCCGTGACCGAACATAATCCTGACCAAATATGTGCCTTTAAAAATGGACCACCTTTGATCTTGGGAATTGGAGAAAAGGAATTTGTAGTAGCTAGTGACATTCAAGCTATCGTCCCTTGGACAAAGAACATCATTCACATCGAAGATGGTGAGTTTTTACTTGTGAACAAAGATAGCTACTCCCTCTTTTCAAGCGATGGAAAACTTGCAAAGAAAAATATTATTACTATTGACTGGAGCGAAGAGGTTGCGGAGAAGCGTGGTTTTCCTTTCTTTATGCTTAAAGAAATCTTTGAGCAGCCCCGAGCAGTTGCTCAAGCCATCAAACCCTTTTTGACAACCGATGCTGAGCCGACCATTTCGCTAAGTGCAATTCAGTGGGATAATCCGGCCGATCTTAAGAGACTTGTTGAGTCTGAGCGCTTGTTTATTGTTGCCTGCGGTACAAGCTATTACGCGGGGATGGTTGGCGAGTACCTTGTGGAGAAGTTTGCTGGAATTCCAGTTGAAGTTGATCTGGCGAGTGAGTTTCGCTACAGAGATCCCATAATCCCCAAGAACACAACCGTGCTTTTTATCTCCCAGAGTGGAGAAACCGCCGACACGCTTGCTGCGTTGAGGCTGGCGAAAGAATACGGTGCTTTGATTGTAAGCTTAGTGAACGTTAAAGGATCTTCTATTGACCGCGAAAGCCAAGGGCGAATTGCTATGAAGGCCGATGTTGAAGTTGGTGTAGCTTCGACAAAGGCCTATACGTCTACGCTTGCCATTTTAAACTGCTTAGCTATTGGTTTAGGTCTTCAAAGAGGGCGAGTGACGCCTGCAGAAGCTCAAGAACAGGTACGCTCGTTACAAGCACTTCCGAGTCTTCTTGAAAAAGCTTTGAACTATTCTAGCTTTTTTCAGGAGTCGGCAGAATTTTTGAGTAATTTTAACGGCATACTCTACATTGGCCGCGGGGTCAGTTACCCAGTCGCTCTAGAAGGTGCTTTAAAACTTAAAGAGTTAGCCTATATGCACGCAGAAGGCTACGCAGCCGGAGAACTCAAGCACGGCCCCATTGCACTTATAGATAACAAAATGGGAATTGTAGTAATCGCTCCCAAAGATCACGTTTATGAAAAGTCTGTCAGCAACTTAGAAGAAGTGCGAGCTCGAGGCGGTATCATCATAAGCATCGGAAGCGGAGATGATGAACACCTCCAAAGGCTCTCAAAATTTTATATTTCAATTCCTCAAGTTACCTGGAATTTGAGTCCGATTCTATCGGTAGTTGCAACGCAGCTTCTGGCTTACCATGTGGCCGTCGTGAAAGGGCTGGATGTGGATCAGCCACGTAATCTTGCTAAAAGCGTCACCGTCGAGTGA